The following coding sequences lie in one Maribacter forsetii DSM 18668 genomic window:
- a CDS encoding SGNH/GDSL hydrolase family protein, protein MNLKYTLGSIITIPLLPFMYFQGKKIKQTVPRLPEAEGIKGVALVSSNKTLRLLTIGESTIAGVGVKTHKEGFTGFLAKELAAALHTNVDWKVYAKSGYTAKKVNNKIIGHITEESVDLIVIGLGGNDAFELNSPKKWNRDVRELIKSIRVKFNNVPIVFTNMPPIKEFPAFTTIIKFTIGNLVDMLGEELKGIVKDFDQVYYYALKPSSEDYIKRFNLKIEPSEFFVDGVHPSKRTYHIWAKDVSNFITQSEEIKNNLDYNLSSI, encoded by the coding sequence ATGAACTTAAAATATACATTAGGGTCTATCATAACAATTCCGCTATTACCCTTCATGTATTTTCAAGGTAAAAAGATCAAGCAAACTGTACCGCGTTTGCCAGAAGCAGAAGGTATTAAAGGGGTTGCATTAGTTTCTTCTAACAAAACACTTCGCTTACTTACTATTGGTGAAAGCACTATTGCGGGTGTAGGTGTTAAAACCCATAAAGAAGGATTTACAGGTTTCCTTGCCAAGGAATTGGCTGCCGCTTTACATACCAATGTAGATTGGAAAGTATATGCTAAAAGCGGATACACGGCAAAAAAAGTAAATAATAAAATCATAGGGCATATTACAGAAGAGTCTGTTGACCTAATTGTTATTGGTCTTGGTGGTAATGATGCTTTTGAACTGAACTCTCCCAAAAAATGGAACAGAGACGTTAGAGAGCTAATTAAAAGTATTAGAGTTAAATTTAACAATGTACCCATTGTTTTTACAAATATGCCACCCATAAAAGAATTCCCGGCTTTTACAACGATCATAAAATTTACAATTGGCAATCTGGTTGATATGCTAGGTGAGGAATTAAAGGGCATTGTAAAAGATTTTGATCAAGTGTATTACTATGCACTAAAGCCTTCTAGCGAAGATTATATTAAAAGATTCAATCTAAAAATAGAACCCTCTGAATTTTTCGTTGACGGGGTTCATCCGTCAAAACGAACATATCATATTTGGGCAAAAGATGTTTCAAACTTTATAACGCAATCAGAAGAAATTAAAAATAACCTAGACTATAACCTATCATCAATTTAG
- a CDS encoding DmpA family aminopeptidase, with protein sequence MNRMLLLIVFITLNTYSQNKRLRDYGIEVGVLKTGINNAITDVDDVSVGHTTLILGNSIRTGVTAILPHSGNLFQLKSPAAIYLGNGFGKLAGYTQVKELGNIETPIILTNTLSVPVASDALITYTLENEENKNVHSVNSIVGETNDGHLNDIRGRHVKEEHVLSAIKNAKTGTVLEGNVGAGTGTICFQYKGGIGTSSRVIPESFGGYTVGVLVQTNFGGVFELNGVPIAKELDNYSRNFTYDVDGSCMIVVMTDAPLSARNLERLAKRAIMGLAKTGGIASNGSGDYVIAVSTAKENLIPYHSSSLVNEKKELRNGAISPLFLGVIEATEEAILNSLLAAKSMTGRDGHEIKSLPIDKVLEILKKYNRLGKSD encoded by the coding sequence ATGAATAGAATGCTACTGCTTATTGTTTTTATTACATTAAACACGTATTCCCAAAACAAGCGACTAAGAGATTATGGTATAGAGGTTGGCGTTTTAAAAACAGGCATCAATAATGCAATTACTGACGTTGATGATGTAAGCGTTGGCCATACTACTTTAATTCTAGGCAATAGTATTAGAACGGGAGTCACAGCTATACTCCCCCACTCTGGAAATCTGTTTCAACTAAAATCCCCTGCCGCTATATATTTAGGAAATGGCTTTGGAAAATTGGCAGGCTATACTCAAGTCAAAGAACTAGGTAATATTGAAACACCTATAATCTTGACCAATACCTTAAGCGTACCGGTAGCTTCAGATGCCTTAATTACATACACTCTAGAAAATGAAGAGAATAAGAATGTACATTCGGTCAACTCGATCGTTGGGGAAACCAATGACGGTCATCTTAATGATATTAGAGGAAGACATGTTAAAGAAGAACATGTATTAAGTGCTATAAAGAATGCTAAAACAGGTACGGTTCTTGAAGGTAATGTTGGTGCTGGCACAGGTACCATCTGTTTTCAGTATAAAGGAGGTATAGGTACTTCTTCTCGTGTTATCCCGGAATCTTTTGGCGGCTATACGGTAGGTGTTTTGGTACAGACAAATTTTGGCGGTGTCTTTGAACTGAACGGTGTACCCATTGCCAAAGAACTAGATAATTATTCTAGAAATTTCACCTATGATGTGGACGGCTCTTGTATGATCGTAGTTATGACAGATGCCCCGCTTAGCGCAAGAAACCTTGAAAGGCTGGCAAAAAGAGCCATTATGGGATTGGCAAAAACAGGAGGAATTGCTTCTAATGGCAGTGGAGACTATGTGATAGCGGTTTCAACGGCAAAAGAGAATCTAATTCCGTATCATAGTTCTTCTTTAGTCAATGAGAAAAAAGAATTACGCAATGGCGCCATATCCCCATTATTCTTAGGGGTAATTGAAGCTACGGAAGAAGCTATTTTAAATTCCTTATTGGCTGCAAAAAGCATGACGGGTAGAGATGGTCATGAAATAAAATCATTACCCATAGACAAAGTTCTTGAAATACTAAAAAAGTATAATAGGTTAGGAAAGAGTGATTAG
- a CDS encoding S41 family peptidase produces the protein MLKFNNATINFLFFIISISILSAQSDDCSCKKDLEFLNEKIEKTPSYKVNETVYQTAFMKTKKSIANLNSGYECFLQLNKLMLSLNDRHCNLYGIDKGLDKESKENTAAIEIFKTSKLYTLYPRPKIDLDSLKTSLKKEPFNSVEGIYYRKDYMTLGVYKIPKSDSFRAIILESQNDVWEVGEVIYTLVPYGSNYLLGVGGSLTSKRMIAYTEKIKNGVFLTTQFQKDPLANNYSVSIHPDSTYLRDELSNETTYLKVGSFNSWNPTLTKADNFYQSLEGTLTKNNLVLDLRDNGGGGDRNSNGLYKIFKKYTKQNQLYVLVNHRTASNAEQFAFKLSGFDNCTILGNRTNGTASYELVGANYTLPCEDYLAVLTSKKHANYMELESTGIEPDVTLTLEESWLTQVQNYIQEK, from the coding sequence ATGCTAAAATTTAATAATGCTACTATCAACTTTCTATTTTTTATAATATCAATTTCTATTTTAAGTGCTCAGTCCGATGATTGCAGCTGTAAAAAGGATTTAGAATTTTTAAATGAAAAAATTGAAAAAACACCTTCATATAAAGTAAATGAAACAGTTTACCAAACAGCATTTATGAAAACTAAAAAAAGCATTGCCAATTTAAATTCTGGATATGAGTGTTTTCTTCAATTGAATAAATTAATGCTATCCCTAAACGATAGGCATTGCAATCTATACGGTATAGATAAAGGTTTAGACAAAGAGTCTAAAGAAAATACAGCTGCAATTGAAATATTTAAAACAAGTAAACTTTACACACTTTACCCTAGACCTAAAATAGATTTAGACAGCCTTAAAACATCATTAAAAAAGGAACCTTTTAATTCGGTTGAAGGTATTTATTACAGAAAAGATTATATGACTCTTGGGGTATATAAAATTCCGAAAAGTGATTCTTTCAGAGCAATAATTTTAGAGTCTCAAAATGATGTTTGGGAGGTTGGAGAAGTAATTTACACCTTAGTGCCCTACGGTAGTAATTATTTATTAGGAGTTGGTGGTAGTTTGACCAGTAAGAGAATGATCGCTTATACAGAAAAGATAAAAAATGGTGTTTTTCTTACTACGCAATTTCAAAAAGACCCATTAGCAAATAATTATTCTGTTTCCATACACCCAGATTCTACCTATCTAAGAGATGAATTATCAAATGAAACAACCTATTTAAAAGTAGGTAGCTTTAACTCATGGAATCCAACACTTACTAAGGCAGATAATTTTTACCAGTCATTAGAAGGTACTTTGACAAAGAACAACTTAGTATTAGACCTACGAGATAACGGAGGTGGTGGAGACCGAAATTCAAACGGGCTTTATAAAATTTTTAAAAAATATACAAAACAAAATCAGCTTTATGTATTAGTTAATCACAGAACCGCTAGTAATGCGGAACAGTTTGCCTTTAAGCTAAGTGGTTTTGATAATTGTACAATTCTTGGAAATAGAACAAATGGTACAGCATCCTATGAATTAGTGGGTGCTAACTACACGTTACCCTGTGAAGATTACTTAGCAGTTTTAACATCTAAAAAGCATGCTAATTATATGGAGTTAGAATCTACCGGAATTGAACCAGATGTAACATTAACCCTTGAAGAAAGCTGGTTAACACAAGTTCAAAACTATATTCAAGAAAAATAA
- a CDS encoding SUKH-4 family immunity protein produces MKPEEFKDIWTSEEDILNPINANRLNGLGLSETSIEFLKIAGLPRSAAPFLSFVTDSDDIYKGIKKLTNVYDFLEPKFDKYIVIGDCNDGDPIVINTEKNDQIEHLDHEDYFSSRLFNSDISSMTDCLIAYRNFVERVQKENGENAFMNSNFSDELFEKLKSDLNLADSKIMENNGFWAEQIEMDLEMREDSRNEV; encoded by the coding sequence ATGAAACCCGAAGAATTTAAAGACATATGGACTTCCGAAGAAGACATTCTTAATCCTATCAACGCAAATAGGTTAAATGGACTTGGATTGTCTGAAACGTCTATCGAATTTCTTAAAATAGCAGGACTTCCAAGAAGCGCTGCACCATTTCTTAGTTTTGTGACGGACTCAGATGACATATATAAAGGAATTAAGAAACTCACTAACGTTTATGATTTTTTGGAACCTAAATTTGACAAGTACATAGTTATCGGAGATTGTAATGACGGAGACCCGATTGTCATAAATACTGAAAAGAATGACCAAATAGAACATCTTGACCACGAAGACTATTTCTCCTCAAGACTATTTAACTCAGACATTAGCTCAATGACTGATTGTTTAATTGCATATCGAAATTTTGTTGAAAGAGTTCAAAAAGAAAACGGAGAAAACGCATTTATGAATTCAAATTTTTCCGATGAACTATTTGAAAAATTGAAATCGGACTTAAACTTAGCGGATTCAAAAATTATGGAAAATAATGGATTTTGGGCTGAGCAAATAGAAATGGATTTAGAAATGCGAGAAGATAGTCGCAATGAGGTGTAA